A stretch of DNA from Chloroflexota bacterium:
GGCCGCCAGGCCAAACGCGGAGAACGTCGCGCCCCAGATCAGCTCATGCACCCGACGCCGGCGGGCAAACCGCGCGAGCATCCGCCACGCCAGCACCAGGCAGAGCGCCGTCGCCGCCCCCGGCAGCAGCAGCTCCATGCTAGCGCCCGGGCAACCAGTTCGGCATGCCGACGACCACCAGCAGCAGGCTCACGACGACCGCGATGGCGACGTTCCGCGCAGCGCCCTTGTCAGAGCGAGATCGCTTCGCCAGCACCTGCCCGACATGCACGGCAACCACGGCCAGGATCATGATCAGCGGGTGCTCCAGCCGGTACGGCCGGGCCTGATCAAGACCGCCGCGCAGCAGCCACAGAACGATGCCCAGCGCCGCCTGCAGGTCAATCGCGATGACGTACAGCAGGCCGGCGCGCCGGGCCGTCTGGCGCGGTGGCAGCGATCCAAACCAGCCGCCGAGCGCCCCAACCAGCGCGACGACGGCCGCGATCAGAACGGCATAGCGCCAGAAGCTATGAAAGTGCGACAGACCGATGACAAGCGTATCCACAGCGTCTCCGATGCCGGGCCAGGGCGGCCCGGTGACAATCCACCCTCGCGCCGACACGCGCCCGCGAATCTGGCCGGCGGATCCGGCCGTCGCTGGCAGGCGGCGACACGCCACGGTCGATTGTATCGTGCGTCAGGCGGCCAGCACGGGAATAGTCGTCGAGCCGCCAGGCACCTGGAGACGAGGAGTCCCGTCAGATGCTCGAATGCGCGGGCAGCAGGAAGGCCCGGGGACAGGTCCCCGGGCCTTCCTGCTGCCTGGAGACCGGCCGTCTGCCGCACCGCCGGCGGCCGGTGACAAGACTCCTGACTGCGCTACTGAACGGGCCGCCGTCGCGAGAGCAGGTACACGCCAGCGCCGACGAGGCCGACGCCACCCGAGATCAGCAGCCACAGGCCAGCGGCCGGATCGGCGGCCTCACCCGTGCGCGGGAGCGCGACCGGCGACGGCGACGCGACAGGGCGCGGCGCCTGGGCCGGGGCCGTTACCGGAGATGCGGCCGGCTTCGCGGCGGGGGCCGGCGCGGCGCCGGCCGCTGCCGGCGACGCCTGGGCGGCCGGGGCGGCTGCCGCCGATGCCACGAGGTTCCCGCACGAGACGTACGCCGAGATCTCCTGCGGCGACTTGTGCACGTTGATGGCGTGCGGCGCGCGCAGAATGTCGGCGATCGACGCGGCGACCGTCGTCTCTGACTTGCCGTTCGTCACCGAGGTCAGCGGGAACACCACTGCGCCGACGGTCGGGCAGGAGCCAGCATGGATGTGAGCCGGGTGGGGACCAGGCGCATTCGACAGCGTCAGCACCACCTTGGTGCCAGCGCCATCGGGAGTCAGCACTGCCGTGCCAGCCACGCCAGAGTTGTTCTGGGCGGTCAGGTTGATAGTCACGCTCTGCTGGGCCTGTGTCGCGCCCGGCAACAGCGCCAGCGTGGTCAAAGCCACCGCGAAGGCCCCCGCAAGCGAGGCCCATACGGCTCTCATACTGCCACCTCCGAAAAATCAACATCGATTGGAGTACGGGCGTGCGGCCAGCCCTTGGCCGATGATAGCGTCAGCCCCAGAGGCTGTCTACCAGATAGGTCGCTCGCAGCGCCCATTCTGGGCAGTTTGCGCAGAGTCAGTCAGAACCGTGGCCGGCGCGGCCATCACCGCCTCGCGTTACCCGCGCGGGAGGATGCGGCGCGGGTTGTCGACGAGCATCGTGTCGAGGGCGACCTGTGGCACGCCAGCAGCCAGCAGGCGCGGCGCCATATGGCGGAGGATGTATCCGTAGCCGGGGCCGCCGTAGGCCGTGAGCGCATCTCGATAGCAGATATCCTGCGCCAGCACCAGCGACGACGCCAGGCCTTCCGCCACGAGGCGGGTCAGCAGCTTGACGCGGTCCGGGTCGCTGGGCATCGAGAAGTTGCGGCTTTCGTAGTGCTTGGTATTGCCCCAGGTGTCCAGTGAGAGCTGATAGCCGCGCTTCGCCAGCACGTGGAAATCCTCCGGCCGCTGCCCGAGGCGTGCCTCCAGGTGGCTGATGACGACTCGCGCCGGGTCTGCGCCCTCTCGCTCCAGGATGTCGAGCCATCTGCCCATCGCATCCGCGTTGAGATGCTGCGGGGCCGGGTGAACGACCATCGGTGCGCCGGTCAGGGCCTGAGCGCGCGCCGCCGCGCGAAGCACCAGGATCTCGGTCTCGTAGAGCGGCTCGGACGTGCCGATCTCGCCGATGACGCCCGCGCGGATCGTCGTGCCGTCGAGCCCGACATCGAGATCGCGAACCAGCTCGTCTGTCACAGCTTCGACCGAACGCCCGGCGAGGCTGGCCGGGTGCGACGACCCGACGTAGTAGCCCGTCCCGGCAACGATGTTCAGGCCGGTCCGCTCGGCAATCGCCCTGAGGCCGTGTACGTCGCGCGACAGCCCGATGCTCGACACCTCGACGATGGTGGAGCCTCCGGCCGCGCGAAACCTTGCAGCCTCAGCAGCCGCCAGCGACGGATCCCGCTGCGAGAGGTTGTGCCGGCTCGCCATCGGATGCTCGCGGACCCACCAGAGCGTGTCGAGTGCCAGCGGCGCTTCGACCAGTGGCGCATCGGCCGGATCTGGCGGCTGATGGAGATAGGTCTCCAGGTCGAAGAGCAGATGCTCGTGCATCAGCGTTCGCCCCAGCGCGTCGGCTGAGATCGGCCCGAGGACGGTCATGACGGCGCCAGCCTCTGCTGTCACCTGCTTCCTCCAAGTCTGAGACAGTTGGCGGTCGACGGTCAGGGGTGAGCGACCACCTCGACCTTGCCCATACGTCGGTGTTCACAACAGGGTACGCTGCCGAACCATAGCCTGCCGTCGCGCACTACTGCGACAGCGCTGCGCTGATATACTCCGTCACGTTGGCAGGCCAATCTATCAAGGTATCGTCAGGAGTGCTGGTGCAGCAGCAGCGCGGTCCCCGCCCGTTTGACATTACCACCCGCCTGCTGATCGACACCGATCCGGAAGGTTGGCTGCGGTGGGCCGGCTACGAGGTGGACGGTGTGCCGCGACCGATAGACTCGGAGGTGTCCACCGTTCTGGCCGAGGTCGACAAGGTGCTGTACGTGGATAGCCCACACCCGTGGCTGGCGCACTTCGAGCTGCAGTCCGGCTACGACCGCACACTGCCAATTCGCCTCCTCCAGTATTACGGGCTGCTGCTTCGCCGCCACGAGCTGCCAATCGAATCGACCATCGTGCTGCTTCGGCCGCAGGCAGATGGGCCTGACCTGGACGGTCGCTTCCGCCACCACGGTCCGCGTGGCAACCTCTTGGTAACGTTTGCCTACAACGTCATTCGCGTCTGGGAGCGGCCCGTAGCCGAGTTCCTTGATAGCAGCCTCGGATTGCTCCCCCTGGCGCCGCTCGCACGCGTCCGGCCTGCGGAGCTACCGGAGGTCATCGCGCACATTGACGAGCGGCTTCAGCGAGATGCGGCCGGCGAGCTGCGCGGCGATCTGTGGGCCAGCATCCGCATCCTGATGGGGTTGCGGTATGATCGAGATCAGGTGAATCATCTGCTCCGAAGGGTTCGGGAGATGCGCGAGTCAGTCACATACCAGGAGATTCTCGAAGAGGGCCGCGAAGAAGGCATGCGGCGTGGGCTGGCGGCAGGCCAGCTCAGAGGCCAACTTGAAGGGCGGATTGAAGGGCGGATTGAAGGCCGGCTCGAAGGCCGGCTCGAAGGCCGGCTCGAAGGCGAACGGCGCGTGCTGCTCAGGTTTGGCACGGCGCGATGGGGTGAGCCGACTGCTGACGTGCGCGCGCAGATCGAGGCCCTGAGTGATCCCGCCGACCTCGAACGTCTGGTGGATCGCTTGCTTTCCGCAGTCTCGTGGGAGGATCTGCTCGACCGTCCCGCATGAGCACCGAGCCACGGCCGTGCGTGCGTAGCTGAGAACATGGGACGAGGGGCCGACAGCAGAACTGTCGGCCCCTCGCGGTGATGCTGGCGCGGTGGGTGCTAGACGTTCGCGCCGCGCGCCTTGAAGATCTCGGTCATCGCGTCGTGTGCGGTCTTCACGGCAGCCTCGACGGCCGTGCCCTTGACGACGATATCCTGGACCATGTCCGGGATCACGTTGCGTGTCCGGGTCTCGCCGAGCGCCGCCATCAGCTTCGGCTCAGGCGACGACGGGTACCAGAGGCCGCGACCGCCAGCCAGCAGATCCGGGTAGAACTTGAAGATCTCGCGGGACTTCCAGTACTCGTGCTGCGAGCCGTTCTTGTAGATCGGGTACCAGCGACCGCCGACCGCTTCGTACACCGTCTGCAGGCGCTTCGGGTCCATCAGGTTGAAGATGAGATCCTTCGCGCCATCGGCGTTCTTGCTCGTCTTGAACACCGACCACGACCACGCGCCCGACGACGAGTAGCTGCCGCCCTTGCCCGCCGGGAAGGCGGCCATGGTCGAGTCCTTCAGCAACTGCTGGTCGTTGGTCTGCATCCAGGCGTAGATCGACGGCGGGTTGCGGACGAACGCCACCTGCTTGGCCTGGTACGCCGAGTTGTTGCCCGTGTCGTCCCAGGTGGTTGACGCGGGCGGGATCAGCTTGTCATCCCACCAGCCCTTGAGCCGCTTCATGGCATCGATGGTGCCCTGGGAGTTCAAGTTCGGCTTGCCGTCCTTGGTCACCAGCGAGCCGCCATCGTTCCAGATCAGCTGGACGGCCTCGCCCTCGCCATCCGGGGTGCGCCCGAGGCAGATGCCGAGCGCGTACACCGATGGCGGCGTGTTGATCTTCTTGGAGACCTCCGTCAACTCGTCGAGCGTCTTGGGGGGCTCGCGCTTGCCGGTCGCCTTCTCCACGAGGTCGAGGCGCGTGAACAGCGGCGAGGTATCGGCCTCGAACGGGATCGCGAAGATCGCGTTGCCGATGTTGTAGTAGTCCTTGACGTAGTCGTAGAAGCCGCCCTCAACGTCCGCCACGCCCTTCCAGAGATCCGCAACGTCCACGAACAGGTCGCGCGAGGCGAAGTTCAGGACGTCAGTCGGGCTGGTCAGCATCGTGATGTCGGGAGTGGCCTTCGCCTCGATGGCGGCAGCCAGCTTCTGCGGGAACTGGGCATTCTCGATCACGACATACTCGATGTCGGTCTTGTTCGCCGCGCCCCACTCCTTCATCTGGTCGCCGAGGAGCTTGTCACCCTCGGGCGTGAAGCTCTGCCAGCCCCAGATCGTCAGCTTCGAGCCGTTCGAAGTGAACTTCGGCGCAGCGGCAGCAGCCGGCTTGGCGGCCGGCGAGCCAGCCGGAGCCGGCGACGCGCCAGCAGCCGGCGAGGCAGCCGCGGCCGGCGAGGCTCCTGGCGCAGCAGCCGCTGGCGACGCTGCCGGAGCAGCGGGCTTGGTCTCGGCCGGCTTCGTCTCAGCCGGCTTGGCCGGCGCGCTCGTCGGCGCGGCGGCGGGTGCGCCGCTGCAGGCGACGGCCAGCACGCCAGCGCCGGCCGTCAGCAACCGGAGAAACTCGCGCCGCGCGAGGAATCGTCCCTGAGATGCCACGAGGTATCCTCCCTTGGATCCGCTTGGTGATTCGCTCGGATTAGCCCTTGACGCTCCCAGCAGACAGGCCCGACACGACCCACTTCTGGGAGATGATGTAGACCAGGACCGGCGGCAGGGCGCCCAGCAGCGATGCCGCCATCATTGGCCCCCACGGGAACGTGTCGCCCCGCACCAGGCCGATCAGGCCGAGCGTCAGCGTCTTCTGCGAATCGCTCCCGATGAAGACGAGCGCGTACAGAAACTCGTTCCATGACAGCGTGAACGAGAAGAGTGCGACCACGGCCAGCGCCGGCAACGCCAGCGGCAGCATGATCAGGACCAGCGACTGGATCCGCGAGCAGCCGTCCACGAGCGCCGCATCTTCCAGCTCGAACGGCACGTTGCGGAAGTAGCCGATCATCATCCAGGTCGCGAAGGGGATGGTGAACGTCAGGTAGGTCACCATCAGGCCGAGGATGTTGTCCATCAACCCGAGCGAGTAGATCACCTGGAACATCGGGATGAACAACAGCGAGACCGGCACGAGATAGGTGACCACCACGGATCGCGCGACCCACTCGCGGCCCTTGAAGTGCAGCCGGGTGATCGCGTAGGCCGCCAGCGTGCCGACGACAATCGAGGCAAGGGTGGTCGCCAGGGTGACGAGCGCGCTGTTCCTGACGTAGAGCAGGAACGGCGTCTTGCTCAGCACGAAGCTGTAGTGATCCATCGTGACCTCGCTCGGGAAGAGCGCCGGCTCACGGTAGATCAGCAGGTTCGGCTTGATCGACGTGACGACGATCCAGTAGAGCGGCGTCAGCGTCCAGATGCCGAATACCAGTAGACCGAGTCCGATGAACACGGACTTCGTGGTACGGGCCTGTCGGCGCGTCATCGCGATTGCCATACGGTCCTCGTCACCAAGTCAAGTGAGGTCGAGAGGCGCGTGCGCCTCGACGTTGTTGCTCGCAGAGAGCATGCGCTCGCAGCAGTTGCGCCACGGGCCTACTTCTCTTCTTCAGCCAGCATCCGCTTGGTGAGGAAGTAGATCATCACCAGGAATACCGGGAAGAAGAAGAGGGAGATCGTCGCGCCCATCCCGAGCCGCTGCGCACCGGCCACGCCGATCTGGTACGCCAGCAGCGGGAAGATCATCGTGGCGTTGGCCGGGCCGCCGCCCGTCAGCACGTAGACGAAGTTGATGCTGTTCGCCGTCCAGATCGTCGAGAGCATGAACGTGATGATCAGCACGTTCATCACGCCCGGCAGCGTGATCATCCAGAAGCGCTGGAAGACATCTGCACCGTCGATCTCGGCCGCCTCGTACTGTTCGGACGGGATCGCCTGGAGCCCGGCCAGCAGCATCATCGACCAGAACGGCGTGCTGGCCCAGACCACGGCGACGGTCACCGACCAGAGCGCCATGTTGTAGTTGCCCAGCCACTGAATCAGGTCCGAGGTCAGGCCGAGCCGCAGCGCCAGCATGTTGAGCAGGCCAACCTGGGTGCCATCGTACATCCACTTCCAGGTCAGGCCAGCGATCAGCGTCGGGACGGCCCAGGGAATGAAGAAGATGCCCCGCACCAGCATCCGGTACGGGAAGTTCTCGTTGAGCAGGAGCGCCATCCCGAAGCCCAGGAACAGCTTCATGCCCTGGGCGGCCGTCACGAAGAGGATCGAGACGACGACGGACTGGCGGAAGACGCCGCCGACGTCGCGCCCGAACAGCAGCTCCTGGTAGTTCGCAAGCCCTACCCACGTGGCAGGCGAGCCAACCAGCTTGGCCTGGAAACTGAGCAAGATCGCCGAGAAGAACGGGTAGGCGATCAAGCCGATGATGACGATCATGCACGGCGCGAGGAAAATCCAGGCCGTCAGCCAGTCACGCCCCAGCGCGCGCCGGAGCGCAATGGTGGTGGAGCTGCTCGCAGGCTGACCGGGCGCCGCGAGCGGTGAACCGGTCGAGAACGTCTGTGAACCCTGGGTCATCCGTGCTCCCGTGGTCCGCCAGTCAGGGCGGCCTACACGGGAGGCGAGTATACCAGAGGCATGAGCGCTCCTTGGTCCGCGACGACCTCCGCGGCCAGGGCAATCGCATGTTGATGTCGTCGTGCCGCCGCGTCGGGGCTTGAAAGCCCCGCCTACCATCCTGCAGTCGCTGCGCGACGCCCCGGTCTCACCGGCCGACGCTGTTCCCGGCGTCCGTCGCGCAGCGACGGCGTGACTGTAGGCGGGGACTTCAGTCCCCGACCGCCCGTTCCATGATGCTTCGGGGACACCAATGAACATGCAATCGCCCTGCCTCCGCGGCTCATTTGACGATGCGTGGCGACGCTGGAACGGACGCAGGCCGGCCCGGCCGACGCGTCACGAAGACGCATCCGTACGGGTGCGTCCCCGGCGACAGCTCCAGTGTTACAAGTCTCTCATCTGCGACAATGCCCCATTCAGGCGGTCCCGTTCCTCGACGGACCGGCGTTACATCGTCAGGTAGGTGATCGGACGATGGACGAGATGTTCGAAGAAGTGCTCGCGATCTGCCTCGATCGTCTTGCGGATGGCGATACGGTCGAAGATTGCATCGCGGACTTTCCGGAGTGCCCGGAGCTGCAGCCGCTCCTGGCGCTGGCGGCCGCGCTGACGGAATCGGCTGAACAGAGCGCCAGTCAGCAGAGCGGCCCCACCTGGCTCGTCCAGCGTGAGCCGATCCAACTGCGGCCCACCGGCTGACGCACCGCCCCGGCCGGGCAGCGGTCCATTCGTACCGCGGCCTGCCCCAATCCGACCACCGGCAGGCTCGCCACGTCACCTCGGCGACCGTCGCGCCGTTGCATCAGAGGGAGCGGTCTTCCCGCCCCAGGGAGCACTGATGGAACGGACGACGCCGGTCCCCTCGCCGGCTCTGGTCAACGTCCACACACGCACCTTGCTCTGCCCGCGCTGCGAGCGCGAGCAGCCTATGCGTGACTACGCCATGCTTGGCATGAGCCCGTTCTTCGCGTCGCAACTGGTGCCGGTCTACCGCTGCGGAGCCTGCAGCCACCTGTTCGCGTTGAAGCCGGGCGTGCTGGGCGAGGCCTGAGGGCGACCACCGTGGCCCAGCGCGCCGCCTCCACCGAGCCTTCAGGCAGCCTCGTCCAGCCGACTGACGCCGCTGCTGAGCCGACAGGCGTCCGCGCCAGTCCGCCTCGTGCGCTCGCTGCGGCTGTGCTGGCTCCAGACTGCGCCGAACTCGGCCAGCGACGCCGCTCCCGCCTGACGCCGTCGCTCTGGACCGTCTGGCTCGGATTGGCTGCCCTGGCAGCAGCGCTCGGGGCCGCCCTCCAGCCGATGGAGCCGATTGACTACTGGTGGAGCGTCCGTCTGGGCGGCCTGATCCGTCAGCTCGGCGCGCTCCCCGCCGACGACCCGCTGGTCTACACACCGGTCCGGCCGGCCCTGGTTGACGGCCAATGGCTGGCCCGCCTGATCCTCTCGGGCCTGCATGACCTGGGCGGCGTCGCGCTGAGCCTCTCGCTGCGGAGCGCGGTGGCAGTGGTCGCGGCGCTGTCGATCGCGCGGGCCTGCCGACAGGCGGGCGCCGGGCAGCGAGTCTCGGCGCTGGTCGCTGGCCTCTCTGTCATTCTGTTCGTACCGGGGCTCGCCGTCCGCCCGCAGCTGCTGGCCGTCATCCCGTTCCTCCTGGTCGCCCAGGCGGCGGCGCGTCCGCCTCAGACCTGGACCGGCAGGCTTGTCGTCGCCGCCGCCGTGGTGTTCTGGGCGAACGTCCACGGATCGTTCATCCTGATCTATCCGCTGGTCGGCATCAGCATCATGGTGGCGGCCCTGGACTGGGCGCGCACCGGCGAGCGCGCCGCGCTCAACCGCGCCCTCCTGCTCGGCATCGTCTGCGGCGTGGCGCCGCTGGTCAACCCGCACGGACTGGATCTTGGCGAGTACGTGCGCGACACCGTCCTCTTCAATGGCGGGTCGGGCGGCGCTTCCGGGGTCGGGGTGCTCGGCCTCGAATGGGGGCCGCCGGCCATTCGGACCCCCTACGGCGGGCTGTTCTACGGGTCGGTCGTGCTGGTCGTGGTGCTGCTTGCGGCCGGAGTCCGACCGCGCCTCGGCGAGGGGCTGCTGCTGCTCGGCTTCGGGGTGCTGGCCGTCTCATCGGTGCGGCACGTGCTGTGGTGGTCGCTGGTGGCGGCGCCGTTCGTGGCGCGCGGCATCGCGGCGCTGGCCGAGCGCGGACCGTCCTGGCTCCCGCGTCCCGGGCCGTTGCCGGCTGGCGCACCGGTGCTGAACGTGACCTGCCTGGCCCTGTTCGGCGTCATGATGGCCGCGTCCCTTCCCTGGTATCGCCAGCAGCTTCCCCTGCCGCCGACACGAACGGCCCTGCTCGACCTCGACACACCGGTGCAGCTCGGCGAGTACCTTGCGGCGAACCCGCAGCCCGGCCGCCTCTTCAACGACACGAACTGGAGCGCCTACCTGACGTGGCGGCTCGCGCCCGACACGCGCGTGTTCGTCGACAACCGCTTCGAGGCGCACCCTGCCGAGATCTGGGAAGCCTACGTGTCGATCAGCCGGGGACACGTCACCTGGGAACGTCAGTTGGATGCGTGGGGCGTCACGCGGCTGGCGCTGAACCCCGTGTCACAGGCAGGGCTGGTCACGGCGGTCCGTGAGTCCACAGACTGGACGCCGGTCTACGAGGATCGGCAAGCCGTCGTCTTCGTTCGCACCGCCACCCTCGCCGCCGAGGTCCCGCCCGCGCGGTAGCGCCCACCCTTCGCAGACGGAGGTCGCCATGTCCCCAGGGTCCGCGCGGTACAGCGCGCTTCGCGTGTGGCTCGCTGGCGCGTGGGCGCCGCTGCTGCTGATCGTCGTCGGGTACATCGGCGTGACGGTCGTCATCCTGCGAGCGTTCGACTACAACCCGTCTGGCCCGATCCGCATCGGCACGATGCTGCCGGCCGACCAGTTCTGGCGGCCAGACACTGTCGTGACGTCGGGCGTCGGCTACGACGGCCAGTGGTTCTTCTACATGGCGCACGATCCGCTGCTGCGGACGCCGGACCCGGACTCCTACCTGGACCTGCCCGCCTACCGCTACGCGCGGATCCTCTATCCGACACTGGCCTG
This window harbors:
- a CDS encoding phosphotriesterase-related protein, translating into MTAEAGAVMTVLGPISADALGRTLMHEHLLFDLETYLHQPPDPADAPLVEAPLALDTLWWVREHPMASRHNLSQRDPSLAAAEAARFRAAGGSTIVEVSSIGLSRDVHGLRAIAERTGLNIVAGTGYYVGSSHPASLAGRSVEAVTDELVRDLDVGLDGTTIRAGVIGEIGTSEPLYETEILVLRAAARAQALTGAPMVVHPAPQHLNADAMGRWLDILEREGADPARVVISHLEARLGQRPEDFHVLAKRGYQLSLDTWGNTKHYESRNFSMPSDPDRVKLLTRLVAEGLASSLVLAQDICYRDALTAYGGPGYGYILRHMAPRLLAAGVPQVALDTMLVDNPRRILPRG
- a CDS encoding extracellular solute-binding protein, with amino-acid sequence MASQGRFLARREFLRLLTAGAGVLAVACSGAPAAAPTSAPAKPAETKPAETKPAAPAASPAAAAPGASPAAAASPAAGASPAPAGSPAAKPAAAAAPKFTSNGSKLTIWGWQSFTPEGDKLLGDQMKEWGAANKTDIEYVVIENAQFPQKLAAAIEAKATPDITMLTSPTDVLNFASRDLFVDVADLWKGVADVEGGFYDYVKDYYNIGNAIFAIPFEADTSPLFTRLDLVEKATGKREPPKTLDELTEVSKKINTPPSVYALGICLGRTPDGEGEAVQLIWNDGGSLVTKDGKPNLNSQGTIDAMKRLKGWWDDKLIPPASTTWDDTGNNSAYQAKQVAFVRNPPSIYAWMQTNDQQLLKDSTMAAFPAGKGGSYSSSGAWSWSVFKTSKNADGAKDLIFNLMDPKRLQTVYEAVGGRWYPIYKNGSQHEYWKSREIFKFYPDLLAGGRGLWYPSSPEPKLMAALGETRTRNVIPDMVQDIVVKGTAVEAAVKTAHDAMTEIFKARGANV
- a CDS encoding carbohydrate ABC transporter permease, which translates into the protein MAIAMTRRQARTTKSVFIGLGLLVFGIWTLTPLYWIVVTSIKPNLLIYREPALFPSEVTMDHYSFVLSKTPFLLYVRNSALVTLATTLASIVVGTLAAYAITRLHFKGREWVARSVVVTYLVPVSLLFIPMFQVIYSLGLMDNILGLMVTYLTFTIPFATWMMIGYFRNVPFELEDAALVDGCSRIQSLVLIMLPLALPALAVVALFSFTLSWNEFLYALVFIGSDSQKTLTLGLIGLVRGDTFPWGPMMAASLLGALPPVLVYIISQKWVVSGLSAGSVKG
- a CDS encoding sugar ABC transporter permease; this translates as MTQGSQTFSTGSPLAAPGQPASSSTTIALRRALGRDWLTAWIFLAPCMIVIIGLIAYPFFSAILLSFQAKLVGSPATWVGLANYQELLFGRDVGGVFRQSVVVSILFVTAAQGMKLFLGFGMALLLNENFPYRMLVRGIFFIPWAVPTLIAGLTWKWMYDGTQVGLLNMLALRLGLTSDLIQWLGNYNMALWSVTVAVVWASTPFWSMMLLAGLQAIPSEQYEAAEIDGADVFQRFWMITLPGVMNVLIITFMLSTIWTANSINFVYVLTGGGPANATMIFPLLAYQIGVAGAQRLGMGATISLFFFPVFLVMIYFLTKRMLAEEEK